From a single Bacillus sp. NEB1478 genomic region:
- a CDS encoding DUF4166 domain-containing protein, translating into MTIYQTLLGEDFKKLHPKLQERYALPVEKPFYAAGKMTKIESGASWLKPFLKLATRWQFLFPETGEDVPFTVKNTCRTLPTGESEIYWERTFYFEKVTRHFNAFMTIDPERKIVKDYLGEPSLFYSDLKFEVTAEGHQMIHSGRQRFILGPFEIPIPKILEGVVTVEDGYDDDRDVYTVQVHIQNRIVGKVMVYEGEYKEESL; encoded by the coding sequence ATGACAATCTACCAAACCCTTCTAGGTGAGGATTTCAAGAAGTTGCACCCTAAACTGCAAGAACGCTACGCACTTCCTGTTGAGAAGCCCTTTTATGCTGCAGGGAAGATGACGAAAATTGAATCAGGTGCAAGCTGGCTGAAGCCTTTTTTGAAATTAGCGACTCGCTGGCAGTTTCTTTTTCCCGAAACAGGAGAAGATGTACCTTTTACCGTAAAAAATACGTGCAGGACTTTGCCGACAGGAGAATCAGAAATCTATTGGGAGCGTACGTTTTATTTTGAAAAAGTAACGCGTCATTTTAATGCGTTTATGACCATAGATCCGGAGCGGAAAATCGTAAAAGATTACTTAGGAGAGCCCAGTCTTTTTTATTCAGACTTAAAATTTGAAGTGACTGCTGAAGGACATCAAATGATTCATTCAGGTCGTCAGCGCTTTATTTTAGGGCCTTTCGAAATACCGATTCCAAAGATTTTGGAAGGAGTTGTGACGGTCGAGGACGGATATGATGATGACCGGGACGTGTATACGGTCCAAGTGCATATTCAAAACCGAATCGTAGGGAAGGTGATGGTGTATGAAGGCGAATATAAAGAAGAATCTCTTTAG
- a CDS encoding YndJ family protein, translated as MKANIKKNLFSPITLSGIILFIASTLRAEEPYLLMLTSAQLIFVPIILQLVINITKIHIVVTWIAMLSVFFLFVVPSNTGQIVLALVYLAFTFFVAILGFQRFLQRGFKNWAEISIDFGMMYLFVGGLWFFAYIAGMDTGFSPLITWLTAIHFHYSACLLPISLGFFGRLQNSKWYPWIVSVILAGPMLVAVGITFWPLLEVISVTLYIAAIYTLIILAVRTRFDTTLQAVLIRISYVAIGVTILFSMLYAANNAFGIWPVTIEFMLAFHGFVNCVVFGMIGVIGWALAPPETRFKKPVFPVSRIRGKLKGTGKTHPGLVDDLSVLVDTKTLPQTIVDFYEHTDQYQLFASVKWSAWFKPFAICYKGMSKKMQQLNLPISSKKIEMTGEILTVDSSLDGRENPRVWIRKENGSIIFAAIYSQHESAGKTYMNIGLPLPFSSMIGILQLQERNGTLILTSQGEGDVGIYFAAGKTLFALPLSERFTLQEAKLGNLKALHKMKIFGIPFLRIDYEIYQK; from the coding sequence ATGAAGGCGAATATAAAGAAGAATCTCTTTAGTCCAATCACACTTTCCGGAATAATTCTCTTCATAGCAAGCACTTTGCGAGCTGAGGAACCCTATTTGCTGATGCTGACATCGGCTCAGTTGATTTTTGTGCCGATCATACTCCAACTCGTAATTAACATAACAAAAATACATATCGTTGTTACTTGGATTGCAATGCTCTCTGTCTTTTTCTTGTTTGTAGTCCCATCGAACACCGGGCAAATTGTGTTAGCTCTTGTTTATCTGGCTTTCACTTTCTTTGTGGCGATTCTCGGCTTTCAGAGATTTCTCCAGCGTGGTTTTAAAAACTGGGCAGAAATTTCAATAGATTTCGGGATGATGTATTTATTTGTAGGAGGGTTATGGTTTTTTGCGTATATTGCAGGAATGGATACTGGATTTAGTCCTTTGATCACTTGGCTGACCGCCATTCATTTTCATTACTCTGCCTGTTTGCTGCCCATATCGCTTGGCTTTTTTGGAAGATTACAAAATTCAAAATGGTATCCATGGATTGTTTCAGTGATTTTAGCAGGACCAATGCTCGTTGCGGTCGGAATCACGTTCTGGCCTTTACTAGAAGTAATCTCAGTGACCCTGTATATTGCTGCCATTTATACATTAATTATACTTGCAGTTCGTACCCGTTTTGACACAACATTACAGGCTGTATTAATCCGGATTTCTTATGTTGCAATAGGTGTCACCATTTTATTTTCCATGCTGTATGCAGCGAATAACGCATTTGGAATTTGGCCAGTCACCATTGAATTTATGCTGGCATTTCATGGTTTTGTGAACTGTGTTGTTTTTGGCATGATAGGCGTGATTGGCTGGGCTTTAGCGCCTCCAGAAACAAGATTTAAAAAGCCTGTTTTTCCAGTGAGTCGAATTCGTGGAAAGCTTAAAGGAACAGGAAAAACGCATCCTGGACTAGTGGATGATTTGAGTGTTTTGGTGGATACAAAAACTTTGCCACAAACAATTGTCGATTTTTATGAGCATACAGATCAATATCAATTATTTGCTTCTGTAAAATGGTCAGCATGGTTTAAGCCCTTTGCAATATGCTACAAAGGGATGAGTAAAAAAATGCAGCAATTAAACTTGCCGATTTCAAGTAAAAAGATTGAAATGACAGGAGAAATTCTTACTGTTGATTCTTCTCTGGACGGAAGGGAGAATCCAAGGGTCTGGATTCGAAAAGAGAATGGTAGTATCATATTTGCGGCCATTTATTCGCAGCATGAATCGGCTGGGAAAACGTACATGAATATTGGACTTCCACTGCCTTTTTCTTCAATGATCGGTATTTTGCAGCTGCAAGAAAGAAATGGCACACTCATCCTTACGAGCCAAGGAGAGGGAGATGTAGGGATTTATTTTGCAGCAGGAAAAACCCTTTTTGCACTGCCATTATCAGAGCGCTTTACCCTCCAAGAAGCAAAGCTAGGGAATCTCAAAGCCCTTCATAAAATGAAAATATTCGGCATACCTTTTCTGCGGATTGATTACGAGATTTATCAAAAATAA
- a CDS encoding GNAT family N-acetyltransferase: MGYKVISSFDENQIEELTLLFKNEWWTQHRVKADIEKMLENSNVVIGLIDENDGKLVGFARAITDSVFRALIFDVIAHSHHRNDGIGKILMKNLLNHPLIKDVERVELYCPNRLTSYYEKFGFSTEVNGSQLMRRA; encoded by the coding sequence TTGGGTTATAAAGTAATCAGTTCATTTGATGAAAATCAAATAGAAGAACTCACTCTGCTTTTCAAAAATGAATGGTGGACACAACATAGAGTAAAGGCGGATATCGAAAAAATGCTGGAAAACAGCAATGTGGTCATAGGACTAATCGATGAGAATGATGGAAAGCTAGTTGGATTTGCAAGAGCTATTACAGACTCGGTCTTTAGAGCATTAATTTTTGATGTGATCGCACATTCACACCATCGCAATGATGGAATTGGAAAAATACTAATGAAAAATCTATTAAATCATCCGTTAATAAAGGATGTCGAACGAGTCGAATTGTATTGTCCAAACCGGTTGACCTCTTATTATGAAAAATTTGGATTTTCTACAGAAGTGAATGGCAGCCAATTGATGAGGCGAGCCTAA
- a CDS encoding GNAT family N-acetyltransferase produces METKIISDITIINHLDNIDWVELEELFKAVNWDGFPKEKLIKAFNASYHVTLVYKNEKLIGCGRVVTDGVFYGAIYDVIVHPEYQGMGIGKKLMNDILTKAKDIFFIHLTATTGREGFYEKLGLRKHKTAMARYNHPAPAKEYLEDAKTL; encoded by the coding sequence ATGGAAACTAAAATTATTTCTGATATTACAATTATTAATCATTTAGACAACATTGATTGGGTTGAACTTGAAGAGCTATTCAAAGCAGTGAATTGGGATGGTTTTCCGAAAGAAAAGTTAATCAAAGCATTTAACGCTAGTTATCATGTGACTCTCGTTTATAAGAATGAAAAATTGATAGGCTGCGGAAGAGTAGTGACAGATGGTGTCTTCTATGGAGCGATTTATGATGTCATCGTTCATCCAGAGTATCAAGGGATGGGCATTGGTAAGAAACTCATGAATGATATTTTAACAAAGGCTAAAGACATCTTTTTCATTCATTTAACGGCCACTACTGGCAGAGAAGGCTTTTATGAAAAACTAGGTTTGAGAAAGCATAAAACGGCCATGGCAAGATATAATCATCCCGCACCGGCAAAGGAATACTTAGAGGATGCGAAAACCTTATAA
- a CDS encoding NlpC/P60 family protein: MKKWIATTVLGTTLLLSPVQAFANLGDQTLYQGMTVSEVKTLQSMLKDKGYFTYSGSFTSYFGSYTKSAVVNFQRAKGLTADGVAGRSTFNKLGVYNVNNAYLVDYAKRYLGTPYKWGGTDPSGFDCSGYVDYVFKQSHNIVLPRTAKDMWANIGYKVTTLGVGDLVFFETYEPGASHVGIYIGDGKFISASSSKGVSIAEMSNTYWKPRYLGAKRL, translated from the coding sequence ATGAAAAAATGGATAGCAACAACGGTTTTAGGTACAACTTTATTACTATCACCAGTACAAGCATTTGCTAATTTAGGGGATCAAACACTCTATCAAGGAATGACGGTTTCAGAAGTAAAAACGTTACAATCAATGTTAAAAGACAAAGGTTATTTTACATATAGCGGTTCGTTTACTTCTTATTTTGGTTCTTATACGAAAAGTGCTGTTGTTAATTTTCAGCGTGCAAAAGGGTTAACGGCTGATGGGGTTGCCGGACGCAGTACTTTCAATAAATTAGGAGTTTACAATGTTAATAACGCTTACTTAGTAGATTATGCAAAACGTTACCTTGGAACGCCTTATAAATGGGGTGGAACAGACCCGAGCGGTTTTGACTGCTCAGGTTATGTGGACTATGTATTTAAGCAATCTCACAATATTGTTTTACCGAGAACAGCTAAAGATATGTGGGCAAACATTGGATATAAAGTCACTACTTTGGGTGTTGGTGATTTAGTCTTTTTTGAAACGTATGAACCAGGTGCTTCACACGTGGGAATCTATATTGGTGATGGGAAATTTATTAGTGCATCATCCTCTAAGGGTGTGAGTATTGCTGAAATGAGTAACACATACTGGAAGCCGCGTTATCTCGGGGCTAAACGTTTGTAG
- a CDS encoding STAS domain-containing protein has product MDVTPKDRLNSQKSIDVGGSSFYWDLDQGTFQFEGGDVMLFWIDSAFKVFLSTIEEITGEGTADLVFETAGYRTGLVVSDFYKNSIRDIAKSIEALPNIYITAGWGKTYIEADIEKKEALITITNSWETKVKASQNSKRIGRFLPGHWAGVFTGLFNTNMWYKVINEECDENRLKIKVSESDITPSANIRDLIKREEQNEIMKLEAMVENRTRDLTDLIKEISSPIIPVTDNIVVIPLIGKYNELRSRDMLEHTLSALPDHRAQFVILDLTGVKSIDTTMIDMLNKLVSSARLFGMETLLVGISPEMSIEITKNQYCLGESTYFRNLKHAIYFAFAKEGMHIQEPK; this is encoded by the coding sequence ATGGATGTGACACCTAAAGATCGATTAAATTCTCAAAAAAGCATAGATGTTGGCGGTTCCTCTTTTTATTGGGATTTAGATCAAGGTACTTTCCAATTTGAAGGCGGAGACGTCATGTTGTTTTGGATTGATTCTGCATTCAAAGTTTTCCTTAGTACGATTGAGGAAATCACTGGTGAAGGTACGGCTGATCTTGTTTTTGAAACTGCTGGTTATCGTACAGGTCTCGTGGTCAGTGATTTTTACAAAAATTCAATTAGAGATATTGCGAAATCCATTGAAGCTCTGCCGAATATCTATATTACGGCCGGTTGGGGAAAAACTTACATAGAAGCTGATATTGAAAAAAAAGAAGCGCTTATTACGATTACGAACAGTTGGGAAACAAAAGTAAAAGCGTCCCAAAACAGTAAACGGATTGGCCGATTTCTTCCTGGTCACTGGGCTGGCGTGTTCACCGGCTTATTCAACACAAACATGTGGTACAAAGTGATTAATGAAGAATGTGATGAAAATAGATTAAAAATTAAAGTGTCCGAGTCAGATATTACACCTAGTGCGAATATTCGTGATCTGATTAAACGTGAAGAACAAAATGAGATTATGAAACTTGAAGCGATGGTTGAAAACAGGACACGTGATCTAACAGATTTAATAAAAGAAATATCATCGCCAATCATTCCGGTGACAGACAATATCGTAGTAATACCGTTGATTGGAAAATACAATGAATTGCGTTCAAGAGATATGCTGGAACATACCCTATCTGCTCTCCCAGATCACCGTGCGCAATTTGTCATTTTAGATTTAACAGGCGTCAAATCGATCGATACAACGATGATCGATATGCTGAATAAATTGGTTTCCTCTGCACGTTTGTTTGGAATGGAAACACTGCTTGTAGGCATCTCACCAGAAATGAGTATAGAGATCACTAAAAATCAATATTGTCTTGGGGAAAGTACTTATTTCCGAAATTTAAAACATGCGATCTATTTTGCTTTTGCTAAAGAAGGCATGCATATACAAGAACCAAAATAG
- a CDS encoding SGNH/GDSL hydrolase family protein yields MHFVKKQLPLLLSLLLLSLFFSPLKANAATNENNHITYVALGDSLAAGVTPTNSLGLGYPHYLTGILQQANYTVTPGFFGIPGYTSSDVLNDLTVPTRPLYYPLQNAIKQADIVTIDIGANDILKKLTTGQQVKNTDIQKTVSNLTAILVDIKKKNPSAKVYVMGYYNPFPHANSLYAPYVPTLVSVLNKYNLMAEGISKLLNATFVPTASIIQSNYVVYLTNPNNIHLSPAGYQAVAAEFFKAIQSNKTGQVSIK; encoded by the coding sequence ATGCATTTCGTAAAAAAACAGCTTCCATTACTGCTCTCATTACTATTGTTGTCTTTATTCTTTTCTCCACTTAAAGCAAATGCAGCTACAAACGAGAATAATCACATTACTTATGTAGCTTTAGGCGACTCGTTAGCTGCCGGTGTAACCCCTACTAATTCGCTAGGACTCGGATATCCGCATTATTTAACTGGAATACTTCAACAAGCTAACTATACAGTCACACCTGGTTTTTTTGGAATCCCTGGTTATACAAGCTCTGATGTATTAAATGATCTTACAGTTCCAACTCGACCACTTTATTACCCATTACAAAATGCCATAAAACAAGCTGATATTGTTACGATTGATATTGGAGCAAATGATATCCTCAAAAAACTAACAACTGGTCAACAAGTTAAAAATACGGATATCCAAAAAACAGTAAGTAATTTAACAGCTATTTTGGTAGACATAAAAAAGAAGAATCCTTCTGCAAAGGTTTATGTTATGGGTTATTACAATCCTTTTCCGCATGCTAATTCTTTGTATGCCCCATATGTCCCTACCCTTGTAAGTGTACTCAATAAATATAATCTAATGGCTGAGGGCATCTCAAAATTGTTAAATGCCACATTTGTACCAACAGCAAGTATAATTCAATCAAACTATGTAGTGTATTTAACAAATCCAAATAACATACACTTAAGCCCTGCTGGTTACCAAGCAGTAGCTGCAGAGTTTTTTAAAGCGATTCAATCCAACAAAACAGGGCAAGTCTCTATAAAATGA
- a CDS encoding helix-turn-helix domain-containing protein, producing the protein MIGERVKKYRMEKGLSITALAEKAGVAKSYISALERNIQQNPSIQLLEKIADVLNISVDHLINQEVDTKNLDHEWAELVKEAMGSGVSKEQFKEFLEFNKWKNKQN; encoded by the coding sequence ATGATTGGTGAACGAGTAAAAAAATACCGTATGGAAAAAGGGCTCTCCATAACAGCTTTAGCTGAAAAAGCTGGAGTTGCTAAATCCTACATAAGTGCATTAGAACGAAATATACAACAGAATCCATCCATACAGCTCTTAGAAAAAATCGCTGATGTTCTAAATATTTCAGTTGATCACTTGATTAATCAAGAAGTCGATACAAAGAATTTAGACCACGAGTGGGCAGAGCTTGTAAAGGAAGCTATGGGTTCAGGTGTGAGTAAAGAACAATTTAAAGAATTCCTAGAGTTTAATAAGTGGAAAAATAAACAAAACTAG
- a CDS encoding anti-repressor SinI family protein: MENTVTLDREWIDLMKEARDQGFTKEEIVEFLKNPVAKLNEVYMQKIVNS, translated from the coding sequence GTGGAAAACACAGTAACGTTAGATCGTGAGTGGATTGATTTAATGAAAGAAGCTAGAGATCAAGGTTTCACTAAAGAAGAGATTGTTGAATTTTTAAAAAACCCAGTCGCTAAATTAAATGAAGTCTATATGCAGAAAATCGTCAATTCCTAA
- a CDS encoding nitronate monooxygenase yields the protein MSKLPTNLSKQLLLPVINAPMFLVSSPEMVMESCKAGIIGTFPLLNARTSELLENWMIHITEKLEQYQNENPTEKVAPWGVNLIVHRTNKRFQEDLELIQKYKPPVVITSLGNPTDVAAIVHSYGGLVFSDVISLDHARKAAKTGIDGLILVCAGAGGHGGTLNPFAFLKAVKEFWDGITVLAGSVSTGEDILAAKILGADLVYMGTRFIATEESSASEEYRQMLIESTLEDLIYTDAISGINGNYLLPSLQRAGFDIENLKKKDAVDLSFTESKAKAWKDIWSAGQGVGSIKKISTIKNVVEELVVEYKEALETKDLLISK from the coding sequence ATGTCAAAATTACCAACGAATTTGTCGAAACAATTATTATTACCTGTAATAAATGCTCCGATGTTTTTAGTTTCCAGCCCGGAAATGGTGATGGAAAGCTGTAAGGCTGGTATCATCGGAACTTTTCCATTATTAAATGCACGAACATCAGAACTCCTTGAAAATTGGATGATTCATATTACTGAGAAACTTGAACAATATCAGAATGAAAATCCGACTGAAAAAGTCGCGCCATGGGGAGTCAATTTAATTGTTCATCGCACAAACAAAAGATTTCAAGAAGACTTGGAGTTAATACAAAAATACAAACCGCCAGTTGTGATTACCTCTCTTGGAAATCCTACAGATGTTGCTGCAATCGTACATAGTTATGGGGGATTGGTTTTTTCTGATGTAATCTCTCTAGATCACGCTCGTAAAGCCGCGAAAACAGGAATAGACGGACTTATTCTCGTTTGTGCCGGGGCAGGGGGACATGGTGGTACACTCAATCCATTTGCATTCTTAAAAGCTGTGAAAGAATTCTGGGATGGCATTACGGTTTTAGCAGGATCGGTCTCGACAGGTGAGGACATTCTTGCAGCGAAAATACTTGGAGCAGATCTCGTGTACATGGGAACGAGATTCATCGCAACTGAGGAGTCTTCAGCTAGTGAAGAATACCGACAGATGCTGATTGAATCGACACTCGAAGATCTCATTTACACAGATGCAATAAGCGGAATTAATGGAAATTATCTTCTTCCATCCTTGCAAAGAGCAGGATTCGATATTGAAAATCTCAAGAAAAAAGATGCAGTGGACCTATCGTTCACAGAATCTAAAGCAAAAGCATGGAAAGATATCTGGTCTGCTGGCCAAGGGGTGGGAAGCATCAAAAAAATATCTACCATAAAAAACGTTGTTGAAGAACTTGTTGTAGAATATAAAGAAGCTCTGGAAACAAAAGATTTATTAATCTCTAAATAA
- a CDS encoding DUF2569 family protein yields MENKSVQQIVKEKQLKGLGGWLILVAVGLLLAVPDKFNSIITGIDAIKSYTLESTLIKVLIYGELVVNIVLLVINVILLYLFFSKKKSFVKTWLILLQINLYTIALFDLALLFIDDIDTGLPAFFNTFMAGIALLIWGSYATKSIRVKNTFVN; encoded by the coding sequence GTGGAGAATAAATCAGTTCAGCAAATCGTAAAAGAAAAACAACTAAAAGGACTTGGCGGCTGGCTAATTTTAGTTGCGGTAGGATTACTTTTAGCAGTTCCAGATAAATTCAATTCAATCATCACGGGAATAGATGCCATAAAATCATATACATTGGAATCCACTTTAATAAAAGTGTTAATTTATGGAGAATTAGTTGTGAATATTGTCCTTCTCGTGATTAATGTGATTTTATTATATTTATTTTTTTCAAAGAAAAAATCTTTCGTGAAAACATGGTTAATATTATTGCAGATTAACTTATATACCATTGCACTATTTGATTTAGCATTACTTTTTATCGACGATATAGATACTGGACTGCCGGCTTTCTTTAACACATTTATGGCAGGAATCGCTCTATTGATCTGGGGCTCATATGCAACAAAATCCATTCGAGTTAAAAATACATTCGTAAACTAA
- a CDS encoding acyltransferase family protein — protein sequence MNRYDELDSLRGLASLSVFFGHMYLMFNETFFSKLIFEFGLLRGVIAGSEAVTLFFVLSGFVLSLPFYINKNFNYGKYAIKRFFRIYVPYIIAIIFAFICREIFYTGKIEGFTEWFNVNWSFEINGNSIKDHILLIGTFTSNLNNVIWSLVHELRISLVFPILMFLIIKTNLKQGLGLAIILSLISILFSLIAKKPFLGTEFYYTIHCTSLFILGALLAKYRVNIINKMLNISGIKKISLFILGIVLYLYAHPSFILNIIIQDFNPYYRAIIDTWVTSFGAMILIVLAISPGHMSKILRNNILNFIGKISYSLYLTHLVVLFSCIHFLNRVIPIWSICLVVVLGTFVVSTIMYYLVEKPAITLGKFLTRAKSIKQDYEETSDIVKLRQSS from the coding sequence ATCAATAGATATGACGAACTAGACTCACTGAGGGGATTAGCTTCTTTATCTGTATTTTTTGGTCATATGTATCTAATGTTTAATGAAACTTTTTTTTCGAAATTAATTTTTGAATTTGGATTACTACGCGGAGTAATTGCAGGGAGTGAAGCAGTAACATTATTTTTTGTTTTAAGTGGCTTTGTATTATCATTACCTTTTTATATTAACAAGAATTTTAATTATGGAAAATACGCTATTAAACGTTTTTTTAGAATTTATGTTCCGTACATAATTGCAATTATATTTGCATTTATTTGTAGAGAAATATTCTATACAGGAAAAATAGAAGGATTTACAGAATGGTTTAATGTGAATTGGTCATTTGAAATAAATGGTAATTCTATTAAGGACCACATTTTATTAATTGGTACATTTACAAGTAATCTAAATAATGTAATTTGGTCATTAGTACATGAATTAAGAATTTCTCTTGTTTTTCCAATATTAATGTTTTTAATAATAAAAACAAATTTAAAACAAGGTCTGGGATTAGCCATAATATTATCCTTGATAAGTATTCTTTTTTCTTTAATAGCTAAAAAGCCTTTTTTAGGTACTGAATTTTATTATACAATTCATTGCACTTCCTTATTTATTTTAGGAGCGCTACTTGCAAAATATCGAGTAAACATAATTAATAAAATGTTAAATATAAGTGGCATTAAAAAAATTTCCTTGTTTATACTTGGAATCGTCTTATATCTTTATGCTCACCCTTCTTTTATATTAAACATAATTATTCAAGATTTTAATCCATATTATAGAGCAATAATTGATACTTGGGTAACCTCTTTTGGGGCAATGATTTTAATTGTCTTAGCCATTTCACCAGGTCATATGTCCAAAATTTTAAGAAATAATATATTAAATTTTATTGGAAAGATTTCATATAGTTTGTATTTAACACATTTGGTTGTACTATTCTCATGCATACATTTTTTAAATAGAGTTATACCTATATGGTCTATCTGCTTGGTTGTAGTATTAGGAACTTTTGTTGTTTCAACTATTATGTATTACCTAGTCGAAAAACCTGCAATAACACTTGGGAAATTCTTAACAAGGGCAAAGTCAATAAAACAAGATTATGAAGAAACGAGTGATATTGTAAAGCTTCGCCAGAGCTCCTAG